The following coding sequences lie in one Glycine max cultivar Williams 82 chromosome 19, Glycine_max_v4.0, whole genome shotgun sequence genomic window:
- the FT5B gene encoding protein FLOWERING LOCUS T-like, whose amino-acid sequence MARENPLVIGGVIGDVLNPFTISVSFTISINNRAISNGLELRPSQVVNRPRVTVGGEDLRTFYTLVMVDADAPSPSNPVLREYLHWMVTDIPATTNASFGREVVFYESPNPSAGIHRLVFILFQQLGRDTVITPEWRHNFNSRNFAEINNLAPVAAAYANCQRERGCGGRRY is encoded by the exons ATGGCACGGGAGAACCCTCTTGTTATTGGGGGTGTGATTGGGGATGTTCTCAATCCTTTTACAATCTccgtttcttttactatttcaaTCAATAATAGGGCGATTAGCAATGGCTTGGAACTGAGGCCCTCTCAAGTTGTTAATCGCCCTAGAGTCACTGTTGGTGGTGAAGACCTAAGGACCTTCTACACACTG GTTATGGTGGATGCAGATGCACCTAGCCCTAGCAACCCTGTCTTGAGGGAATACCTTCACTG GATGGTGACAGATATTCCAGCTACCACAAATGCAAGCTTTG GGAGAGAGGTTGTGTTTTATGAGAGCCCGAACCCTTCAGCAGGGATTCATCGACTTGTGTTCATATTATTCCAGCAACTGGGCAGAGACACTGTCATCACCCCAGAATGGCGCCATAATTTCAATTCCAGAAACTTTGCTGAAATTAATAACCTTGCACCTGTTGCAGCAGCTTATGCCAACTGCCAAAGAGAGCGTGGTTGCGGTGGAAGGAGATATTAA